In a genomic window of Urocitellus parryii isolate mUroPar1 chromosome 2, mUroPar1.hap1, whole genome shotgun sequence:
- the LOC144253331 gene encoding uncharacterized protein LOC144253331: MLLLSFRDIAIDFTEEEWECLQPAQKNLYKDVMLENYRNFAFLAMTPQDTQEYSPEKGIKHIFHKVISGKYRSCDLDYLQQKKIRKTTSESEHQKSYKKSGLVHHQRIYTGEKSYKYKKCGKDFSKKKVLFATEETTLERCLTNGKNVFKEISVFIKQSRIHTEEKPYKCEEYGELLSQKLNIIYQRRIHTGEKLYKCRECGKAFSQKTDLIHHSRTHSGEKPYKCKDCGKAFSRKVGLTYHSRTHSGEKPYKCEECDKAFSRKSHLICHRGTHTGEKPYKCKECGKAFSRKSHLICHRRTHTGEKPYKCKECGKAFSQQTDLIRHSRTHSGEKPYKCKDCGKAFSRKVGLTYHSRTHSGEKPYKCEECDKAFSRKSHLICHRGTHTGEKPYKCKECGKAFSRKSHLICHRRTHTGEKPYKCKECGKAFSQKTDLIHHSRTHSGEKPYKCKDCGKAFSRKVGLTYHRRTHTGEKPYKCEECGKSFSLKLLLIHHSRIHTAEKPYKCKECGKAFSRKLLLISHNRTHTGEKPYKCKECGKAFSQKSNLICHSRSHTGEKPYKCKECGKAFSQKSNLISHRRTHTGEKPYKCKECGKAFSRKSHVILHSRTHTG; this comes from the coding sequence ccATGACTCCTCAGGACACCCAAGAATATTCACCAGAAAAGggcataaaacatatatttcacaaaGTGATAAGTGGGAAATACAGAAGTTGTGATCTTGACTatttacaacaaaagaaaataaggaaaactacaagtgagagtgaacaccagaaatcatataaaaaatcaggTCTTGTTCACCACCAGAGAATTTATACTGGAGAAAAGtcctacaaatataaaaaatgtggcaaagattttagtaaaaaaaaggtcttatttgccacagaagaaACCACACTGGAGAGATGCCTTACAAATGggaagaatgtttttaaagaaatctcaGTCTTTATTAAGCAAAGCAGAATTCACACtgaagagaagccctacaaatgtgaagaatatgGTGAACTACTTAgtcaaaaattaaacattatttaccaaagaagaattcacactggagaaaagctctacaaatgtagagaatgtggcaaagcttttagtcaaaaaacagaccttattcaccacagcagaactcacagtggagagaagccctacaaatgtaaagattgtggcaaagctttcagtcgaaAAGTAGGACTTActtaccacagcagaactcacagtggagagaagccctacaaatgtgaagaatgtgacaaagctttcagtcgaaaatcacaccttatttgccacaggggaactcacactggagagaagccctacaaatgtaaagaatgtggcaaagctttcagtcgaaaatcacaccttatttgccacaggagaacacacactggagagaaaccctacaaatgtaaagaatgtggcaaagcttttagtcaaCAAACAgaccttattcgccacagcagaactcacagtggagagaagccctacaaatgtaaagattgtggcaaagctttcagtcgaaAAGTAGGACTTActtaccacagcagaactcacagtggagagaagccctacaaatgtgaagaatgtgacaaagctttcagtcgaaaatcacaccttatttgccacagaggaactcacactggagagaagccctacaaatgtaaagaatgtggcaaagctttcagtcgaaaatcacaccttatttgccacaggagaactcatactggagagaaaccctacaaatgtaaagaatgtggcaaagcttttagtcaaaaaacagaccttattcaccacagcagaactcacagtggagagaagccctacaaatgtaaagattgtggcaaagctttcagtcgaaAAGTAGGACTTACTtaccacagaagaactcacactggagagaagccctacaaatgtgaagaatgtggcaaatcTTTCAGTCTAAAATTACTccttattcaccacagcagaatTCACACTgcagagaagccctacaaatgtaaagaatgtggcaaagctttcagtcgaaAATTACTCCTTATTagccacaacagaactcacactggagagaagccctacaaatgtaaagaatgtggcaaagctttcagtcaaaaatcaaaccttatttgccacagcagaagtcacactggagagaaaccctacaaatgtaaagaatgtggcaaagctttcagtcaaaaatcaaaccttattagccacaggagaactcacactggagagaaaccctacaaatgtaaagaatgtggcaaagcttttagtcgAAAATCACACGTTATTCTCCACAGCAGAACTCATACTGGAtag